A window from Pseudomonas kribbensis encodes these proteins:
- a CDS encoding NAD(P)/FAD-dependent oxidoreductase — protein sequence MKVSSLPADDDSCGWFHLSRPRSPEPGHRGHRSARWVVVGAGFTGLAAARQLALNFPDDEVVLIEAQEVGLGPSGRNAGFAIDLPHDIGAEDYIGDIDLARISLKLNLEGQSILRNLVDQFGIDCQMKACGKYQAAVEERGIAVLEAYRRGLDKLGQPYQMIEAEELPEHLGTRFYRKALFTPGAVLVQPSALVKGLADSLPANVTLYERTPILEVEYGAKTLLKHAHGSITADKLILANNSFGMRFGFLQGRMLPIYTYASITRPLTDEEQARLGGKPFWGAIPADPFGTTVRRTPDNRLLIRNSFSFNPDGRSNSKYNERFVHRHRASFDQRFPMLPGVQFEYTWGGALAMSRNHNGFFGELAPNVYGALGCNGLGVTRGTVTGKLLADWLAGQRDGLIDFLLQAPGPTGNPPEPFLSLGVNMNLKWGQYRAGRES from the coding sequence ATGAAAGTCAGTTCGCTGCCCGCCGATGATGACAGCTGTGGCTGGTTCCACCTGAGCCGGCCGCGCAGCCCCGAGCCTGGTCATCGCGGCCACCGTTCGGCGCGTTGGGTGGTCGTCGGTGCCGGTTTCACCGGGCTGGCGGCGGCACGCCAGCTCGCGTTGAACTTCCCCGACGATGAAGTGGTGCTGATCGAAGCGCAGGAAGTGGGGTTGGGGCCGTCCGGTCGCAATGCCGGTTTCGCGATCGATCTGCCCCATGACATCGGGGCCGAGGACTATATCGGCGATATCGACCTGGCCAGGATCAGTCTGAAGCTGAACCTGGAAGGTCAGTCGATCCTGCGCAATCTGGTCGATCAGTTCGGCATCGATTGCCAGATGAAAGCCTGCGGCAAGTATCAGGCGGCCGTGGAAGAACGCGGGATCGCGGTGCTGGAAGCTTATCGTCGGGGTCTCGACAAGCTCGGTCAGCCGTATCAGATGATCGAGGCCGAAGAATTGCCCGAGCATCTGGGCACCCGTTTCTACCGCAAGGCGCTATTCACTCCCGGCGCGGTACTGGTTCAGCCGTCGGCGCTGGTGAAAGGCCTGGCGGACAGTTTGCCGGCGAACGTCACCCTGTACGAACGCACGCCGATTCTGGAAGTGGAGTACGGCGCCAAAACCTTGCTCAAGCACGCTCACGGCAGCATCACCGCCGACAAACTGATCCTCGCCAACAACTCGTTCGGCATGCGTTTCGGTTTTCTGCAGGGCCGCATGTTGCCGATCTACACCTACGCCAGCATCACCCGCCCGCTGACCGACGAGGAGCAGGCGCGTCTGGGCGGCAAACCGTTCTGGGGCGCGATCCCCGCCGATCCGTTCGGCACCACGGTGCGGCGCACCCCCGACAACCGTTTGCTGATCCGAAACAGCTTCAGCTTCAACCCCGATGGCCGCAGCAACAGCAAATACAACGAGCGCTTCGTGCACCGTCACCGCGCCTCGTTCGATCAGCGCTTCCCGATGCTGCCGGGGGTGCAGTTCGAATACACCTGGGGCGGGGCGCTGGCCATGTCGAGGAACCACAACGGTTTCTTCGGCGAACTGGCGCCGAACGTTTACGGCGCGCTTGGCTGCAATGGCCTGGGCGTCACCCGTGGCACGGTCACCGGCAAATTGCTCGCCGACTGGCTGGCCGGGCAGCGCGACGGCTTGATCGATTTCCTGTTGCAGGCGCCGGGGCCGACGGGCAACCCGCCCGAACCGTTTCTGTCGCTGGGCGTGAACATGAACCTGAAGTGGGGGCAGTACCGCGCCGGCCGCGAAAGTTGA
- a CDS encoding MFS transporter, translating into MNNVAVSIEDVPLNGFHRLLTIRSAGGSFVDGYVLSIIGVALVHMSRSLALDDFWEGMIAASALIGIFFGGFLGGWLTDVLGRKRLLFVGPTLFIVASLAQLWVDSAVALFVLRLLLGVAVGIEYPVATSLLVEFMPRKYRGPRLATLTIMWFAGAAMAYVVGELLFKLWGSDAWRLVLASAAIIGAMLFLVRIGTPESPRWLLSKGRAAEAEAIIKQVYGNDFSLANLPEHRVGEKLTILNLLHSGYGKRMLFVVVFWTCSVVPLFAVYAFAPKVLAALNLQGDWSSLGSVAITLFFVIGCVISTRIINRVGRRNLLIYSFLCSGLALLGLAVGHAGPNALVLAFFAVYALFIGGAQVLTLVYPNELFPTEIRAFAVGVGTSLSRIGAAAGTYLVPVSLSTLGIAQTMYIAAAVTLVGLVLSWVLAPETRSLNLQQAASLN; encoded by the coding sequence ATGAACAACGTTGCTGTATCAATCGAGGACGTACCGCTCAATGGTTTTCATCGTCTGCTGACGATCCGTTCGGCCGGTGGCTCCTTTGTCGACGGGTATGTTCTGAGCATCATCGGCGTGGCGCTGGTGCATATGTCCAGGTCTCTGGCGCTGGACGATTTCTGGGAAGGCATGATCGCCGCCTCGGCGCTGATCGGCATTTTCTTCGGCGGTTTTCTCGGCGGCTGGCTGACTGATGTATTGGGGCGCAAGCGTCTGCTGTTTGTCGGGCCGACCCTGTTCATCGTGGCATCGCTGGCGCAGCTGTGGGTCGATTCGGCGGTGGCGCTGTTTGTGCTGCGGCTGCTGCTGGGAGTGGCGGTCGGCATCGAGTACCCGGTGGCGACATCGCTGCTGGTCGAGTTCATGCCGCGCAAATATCGCGGCCCGCGTCTGGCGACGCTGACGATCATGTGGTTCGCCGGGGCAGCGATGGCGTATGTGGTGGGCGAGTTGTTGTTCAAACTGTGGGGCTCCGATGCCTGGCGGCTGGTGCTGGCCAGCGCGGCGATCATCGGCGCGATGCTGTTTCTGGTGCGCATCGGCACGCCTGAATCGCCACGCTGGCTGCTGAGCAAGGGCCGCGCCGCCGAAGCCGAGGCGATCATCAAACAGGTCTACGGCAACGACTTCTCCCTGGCCAATCTTCCCGAGCACCGGGTGGGCGAGAAGCTGACGATCCTTAACCTGCTGCACTCCGGCTACGGCAAGCGGATGCTGTTTGTCGTGGTGTTCTGGACCTGCTCGGTGGTGCCGCTGTTTGCCGTGTATGCCTTTGCGCCGAAGGTGCTGGCCGCGCTGAACCTGCAGGGCGACTGGTCATCCCTGGGCTCGGTGGCGATTACCTTGTTCTTTGTCATCGGCTGTGTGATTTCGACCCGGATCATCAACCGCGTGGGCCGACGCAATCTGCTGATCTACAGCTTTCTCTGCTCCGGCCTTGCGCTGCTCGGGCTGGCCGTCGGTCACGCCGGGCCCAACGCGCTGGTGCTCGCATTCTTTGCCGTTTACGCCTTGTTCATCGGCGGCGCCCAGGTGCTGACGCTGGTGTACCCCAATGAACTGTTTCCCACGGAAATCCGCGCCTTCGCGGTCGGTGTCGGCACGTCACTGTCGCGCATCGGCGCGGCGGCGGGGACCTATCTGGTGCCGGTTTCCCTGAGCACGCTGGGCATCGCCCAGACCATGTACATCGCGGCGGCCGTCACCCTGGTCGGACTGGTGCTGTCGTGGGTGCTCGCACCGGAAACCCGCTCGCTCAACCTGCAACAGGCTGCCTCGCTGAATTGA
- a CDS encoding AraC family transcriptional regulator, with product MDKRNWIDLSQDADTGIESIRAHFRGHAYDPHWHDSFLVGVTEQGVQQFDCRRVRHFSTPGKIFMLEPGEIHDGHAPTEEGFTYSMLYLDPHWLERELLALFEQAPDNSQLGFADTLSQDPRLATSINQAFQALHHGDLRIVRQSAVDHLLGALTSHLDWRKRQAFDPRLPRVAQVARDYLHAHAFEDIGLDDLARACGVDRFRLTRAFKSAFGLAPHGYLIQLRLARARQMLARGETPADVASALGFADQSHLGRWFRRAYHLTPADYRKRCSNLPD from the coding sequence GTGGACAAACGCAACTGGATCGACCTGTCTCAGGATGCCGACACCGGCATCGAGTCGATCCGTGCCCATTTCCGGGGCCATGCCTACGATCCGCACTGGCATGACAGCTTTCTGGTGGGCGTCACCGAGCAAGGGGTTCAGCAGTTCGATTGCCGGCGGGTGCGGCATTTCAGTACACCGGGCAAGATCTTCATGCTGGAGCCGGGGGAGATCCACGACGGGCACGCGCCCACCGAGGAAGGCTTTACCTACTCCATGCTCTATCTCGATCCGCACTGGCTGGAGCGCGAGTTGCTGGCGCTGTTCGAGCAGGCGCCGGACAACAGTCAGCTCGGATTCGCCGACACCCTGAGCCAGGACCCGCGACTGGCCACTTCCATCAATCAAGCCTTTCAGGCCCTGCATCACGGTGACCTGCGCATCGTCCGGCAGAGCGCGGTCGACCACTTGCTGGGGGCTTTGACGTCCCACCTCGACTGGCGCAAGCGTCAGGCGTTCGATCCACGCTTGCCGCGCGTGGCGCAGGTGGCGCGGGACTACCTGCATGCCCATGCCTTCGAAGACATCGGGCTGGATGATCTGGCCCGGGCCTGCGGGGTGGATCGCTTTCGGCTGACCCGGGCCTTCAAGTCGGCCTTCGGGCTGGCGCCCCATGGCTACTTGATCCAGTTGCGGTTGGCCCGGGCCCGGCAGATGCTGGCGCGAGGCGAAACGCCTGCCGATGTCGCCAGTGCGCTGGGGTTTGCCGATCAAAGCCATCTCGGCCGCTGGTTTCGCCGCGCCTATCACCTGACGCCGGCGGACTATCGCAAGCGCTGCTCAAACCTTCCAGACTGA
- a CDS encoding dihydrodipicolinate synthase family protein, whose amino-acid sequence MNFDGIFTPAITPLSADGQIDYSAFAEVLEYLIESRVHGIVIGGSTGEYYAHTTAERLKVAERANEVINGRIPLVIGTGGIRTEDAVAFAEHAKSIEADAILVGSPPYALPTQKEIAAHVLAVDKAAGLPIMLYNYPARMGVAMGPEFFEAIAGCKNIVAIKESSGDTAQLHRLAHSHPSIQLSCGWDDMALEFFAWGARSWVCAGSNFIPAEHIALYEACVLEKNFDKGRRIMSALLPLMDVLESGKFVQSIKHGSELVGLRAGGVRKPMQPLEASEKEVLESVIKTLKQNVARIVAEV is encoded by the coding sequence ATGAACTTTGACGGCATCTTTACCCCCGCCATTACGCCTTTGTCCGCCGATGGCCAGATCGATTATTCGGCCTTCGCCGAAGTGCTCGAGTATCTGATCGAGTCGCGGGTTCACGGCATCGTCATCGGTGGTTCGACCGGCGAATACTACGCCCACACCACTGCCGAGCGGCTGAAAGTGGCCGAGCGCGCCAATGAAGTGATCAATGGCCGCATTCCGCTGGTGATCGGCACGGGCGGGATCCGCACCGAAGATGCGGTGGCCTTCGCCGAGCACGCCAAGTCGATCGAGGCCGACGCGATCCTGGTGGGCTCGCCGCCGTATGCCTTGCCGACGCAAAAGGAAATCGCCGCCCACGTGCTGGCCGTGGACAAGGCCGCCGGCCTGCCGATCATGCTTTACAACTATCCGGCGCGGATGGGCGTAGCGATGGGCCCTGAGTTCTTCGAGGCGATTGCCGGTTGCAAGAACATCGTCGCGATCAAGGAAAGCTCCGGCGACACCGCTCAGTTGCATCGTCTGGCGCATTCGCATCCTTCGATTCAGCTGTCCTGCGGCTGGGACGACATGGCCCTGGAGTTCTTTGCCTGGGGCGCGCGCAGCTGGGTCTGTGCCGGTTCGAACTTCATTCCGGCCGAGCACATCGCGCTGTACGAAGCCTGCGTTCTGGAGAAGAACTTCGACAAGGGCCGGCGGATCATGTCGGCGCTGTTACCGCTGATGGATGTGCTGGAGAGCGGCAAGTTCGTCCAGTCGATCAAGCACGGCAGCGAACTGGTCGGCCTGCGTGCCGGCGGCGTGCGCAAACCGATGCAGCCGCTGGAAGCGTCCGAGAAGGAAGTGCTGGAAAGCGTGATCAAAACCCTGAAGCAGAATGTGGCGCGCATCGTCGCGGAGGTTTGA
- a CDS encoding GlxA family transcriptional regulator, whose product MDHILIERRQFSGGMKGKNLRYLNEPSSGAGRMTRTGFVLLEHFSLPAFTQALDTLVTANLLRPGLFSTRTFGLSDGEVISDLGLVIRPDSRLETNVLQELDLLVICGGYRTELKASDEFIGLLKMAAEAGVLLAGLWNGSWFLGRAGVLEGYRCAIHPEHRPALAEISKATQVSSEPYVIDRDRLTASSPSGAFHMALDWIKSLHDKALVEGIEDILAFEESRYRRIKPTENISVSAPLREVVKLMDANLEEPLELEQLAVYAGRSRRQLERLFKEQLGTTPQRYYMELRITEARRLLQHTELSQVDVLVACGFVSPSHFSKCYSAYFGYRPSKEKRLVK is encoded by the coding sequence ATGGACCACATCTTGATCGAACGACGCCAATTCAGCGGTGGCATGAAGGGCAAGAACCTTCGCTACCTGAACGAGCCTTCCTCCGGGGCGGGGCGCATGACCCGTACCGGGTTCGTGCTGCTGGAGCATTTTTCCCTGCCGGCCTTCACCCAGGCGCTGGACACCCTTGTCACCGCCAATCTGCTGCGCCCTGGTCTGTTCTCTACACGCACCTTCGGCTTGAGCGACGGCGAAGTGATCAGCGACCTTGGGCTGGTGATCCGCCCGGACTCGCGTCTGGAAACGAACGTGTTGCAGGAGCTGGATCTGCTGGTGATCTGCGGCGGTTACCGCACGGAATTGAAGGCCAGCGACGAGTTCATCGGCCTGTTGAAAATGGCCGCCGAGGCTGGCGTGCTGTTGGCCGGGTTGTGGAACGGTTCCTGGTTTCTGGGGCGGGCAGGGGTGCTGGAAGGGTATCGCTGTGCGATTCACCCGGAGCATCGGCCGGCGCTGGCGGAAATCTCCAAGGCCACCCAGGTCAGCAGCGAGCCTTATGTGATCGACCGCGACCGGTTGACCGCTTCGAGCCCGTCCGGGGCGTTTCACATGGCGCTGGACTGGATCAAGAGCCTGCACGACAAGGCGCTGGTCGAGGGTATCGAAGACATTCTGGCGTTCGAGGAATCGCGCTACCGGCGGATCAAACCCACCGAAAACATCAGCGTCAGCGCGCCGTTGCGCGAAGTGGTGAAGTTGATGGATGCCAACCTCGAAGAGCCGCTGGAACTGGAACAACTGGCGGTGTACGCCGGGCGTTCCCGGCGTCAGCTGGAACGGCTGTTCAAGGAACAACTGGGCACCACGCCGCAGCGTTATTACATGGAACTGCGCATCACCGAGGCCCGGCGTCTGCTGCAACACACCGAGCTGTCCCAGGTGGATGTGCTGGTGGCTTGCGGGTTCGTCTCGCCGAGCCATTTCAGCAAGTGCTACAGCGCTTATTTCGGTTATCGGCCGTCCAAGGAAAAACGGCTCGTCAAATGA
- the proW gene encoding glycine betaine/L-proline ABC transporter permease ProW, whose product MSDFNFLDPFQSLNIPLGSWVETALKYLVHNFRDVFRSIRWPVDQVLDGVQWGLLSLPPTVFIIIAGLISWQIGGKRIAIFSVATLTGLGLIGVWNDAMVTLALVLTSLLFCAVIGIPLGILCARSDRTEMIIRPVLDAMQTLPAFVYLVPVVMLFGIGNVPGVIVTIIFSVAPLVRLTNLGIRQVPADKVEAARAFGCTPMQMLMKVQLPLAAPTMMAGLNQTLMLSLSMVVVASMISVGGLGLMVLSGIGRLDMGLASVGGAGLVLLAVFLDRLTQAMGERSSDLATGQRWYESGPVGLVMKLKKKKNVARAVIN is encoded by the coding sequence ATGTCCGACTTTAACTTTCTGGATCCCTTCCAGAGTTTGAATATTCCTCTGGGATCGTGGGTTGAAACCGCCCTTAAATATCTGGTGCATAACTTCCGGGATGTCTTCCGCTCGATTCGCTGGCCGGTCGATCAGGTACTCGACGGCGTCCAGTGGGGGCTGCTTTCGCTGCCGCCGACGGTGTTCATCATCATTGCCGGGCTGATCAGCTGGCAGATCGGCGGCAAACGCATCGCGATCTTCAGCGTGGCGACCCTGACCGGGCTCGGGCTGATCGGCGTGTGGAACGACGCGATGGTCACCCTGGCGCTGGTGCTGACCTCGCTATTGTTCTGCGCGGTGATCGGCATTCCGCTGGGCATCCTCTGTGCCCGCAGCGACCGCACGGAAATGATCATCCGCCCGGTGCTCGACGCCATGCAGACCCTGCCGGCGTTCGTGTACCTGGTGCCGGTGGTGATGCTGTTCGGCATCGGCAACGTGCCCGGTGTAATTGTCACGATCATTTTCTCCGTCGCGCCGCTGGTACGCCTGACCAACCTCGGCATCCGTCAGGTGCCGGCGGACAAGGTCGAGGCGGCGCGGGCCTTTGGCTGTACACCGATGCAGATGCTGATGAAGGTTCAATTGCCGCTGGCCGCGCCGACCATGATGGCCGGCTTGAACCAGACCTTGATGTTGTCGCTGTCGATGGTGGTGGTCGCTTCGATGATCTCGGTCGGCGGGCTGGGGTTGATGGTGCTCAGCGGCATCGGCCGCCTTGACATGGGCCTGGCCAGTGTCGGGGGGGCAGGGCTGGTGTTGCTGGCGGTGTTCCTCGATCGCCTGACTCAGGCCATGGGTGAACGCAGCAGCGATCTGGCCACCGGACAGCGCTGGTATGAGAGCGGGCCGGTCGGCCTGGTCATGAAGTTGAAGAAAAAGAAGAACGTTGCTCGTGCGGTCATTAACTGA
- the proX gene encoding glycine betaine/L-proline ABC transporter substrate-binding protein ProX: MKLANLKKSVMASLVASLLGTVLCSAAYAADANKPGAGVSITPIFPTIAEERFRGEVVIAGLKELGYDVKQPKETDYPAMFLALSYGDADFTVHEWEHLHEAFYEKAGGDDVMVKVGQIMKGVLQGYLIDKKTADAYHIKDLSDLKKPEIAKLFDSNGDGKADLTGCNPGWGCEVMVEHHMKAYGLEPTVVDNRGSYFALMADTIARYQQGKPVLFFTWVPQWISSVLVEGRDVVWLPVPYTDLPDGKESKDTFYEGKNLGFPVDTINAVMNKEFAEKNPVARKFLSEVSISTADESAQNLKMQNGEKSLADIKRHAAEWIKAHQQSYDGWLSDARAAAK; the protein is encoded by the coding sequence ATGAAACTGGCAAATCTCAAGAAAAGCGTCATGGCGAGTCTGGTTGCTTCCTTGCTGGGCACGGTCCTGTGTTCGGCGGCCTATGCGGCCGATGCCAACAAACCCGGCGCCGGTGTGTCGATCACGCCGATTTTCCCGACCATCGCCGAAGAGCGCTTTCGCGGTGAAGTGGTGATCGCCGGGCTCAAGGAACTGGGCTACGACGTCAAACAGCCGAAGGAAACCGATTACCCGGCGATGTTCCTGGCGCTGTCCTACGGCGACGCGGATTTCACCGTGCATGAATGGGAGCATTTGCACGAGGCGTTTTACGAGAAGGCTGGCGGCGATGACGTGATGGTCAAGGTCGGGCAGATCATGAAGGGCGTGCTGCAGGGTTACCTGATCGACAAGAAAACCGCAGACGCCTATCACATCAAGGATCTGTCGGACCTGAAGAAACCGGAAATCGCCAAGCTGTTCGACAGCAACGGTGACGGCAAGGCCGACCTGACCGGTTGCAACCCGGGCTGGGGCTGCGAAGTGATGGTCGAACACCACATGAAGGCTTACGGCCTGGAACCGACCGTTGTCGACAACCGCGGCTCGTACTTCGCGTTGATGGCCGACACCATTGCCCGCTACCAGCAAGGCAAACCGGTGCTGTTCTTTACCTGGGTGCCACAGTGGATTTCCAGCGTGCTGGTCGAAGGGCGCGACGTGGTCTGGTTGCCGGTGCCGTACACCGACCTGCCTGACGGCAAGGAAAGCAAGGACACCTTCTACGAAGGCAAGAACCTCGGCTTCCCGGTGGACACGATCAATGCCGTCATGAACAAGGAATTCGCCGAGAAGAACCCGGTAGCCCGCAAGTTCCTCTCCGAAGTCAGCATCAGCACCGCCGACGAAAGTGCGCAGAACCTGAAGATGCAGAACGGCGAAAAGTCCCTGGCCGATATCAAGCGCCACGCTGCCGAATGGATCAAGGCCCACCAGCAAAGTTACGACGGCTGGCTGAGTGATGCGCGAGCGGCGGCCAAGTAA
- a CDS encoding aldehyde dehydrogenase, with amino-acid sequence MADLLSQAQYRELAAKLEFRNQAFINGEFRSALSGKTFTTTNPATEAVLTEITACGAQDVDVAVAAAKAAFEDGRWQGLAPSARKSVLLRFAQLLEDHSHELAVLESLDSGKPIRECQNIDVPETIHTLRWHAELIDKIYDSTAPTGNGAVTMVVREPIGVVGLVLPWNFPLLMLAWKIGPSLAAGCSIVVKPAKETTLSTLRVAELAHQAGIPAGVFNVVPGGGKEAGEPLGRHPDVAMVSFTGSTDTGRLFLKYSSESNLKRIVLECGGKNPAVVMNDVEDVDLVAQHVVNGAFWNMGENCSASSRLIVHTDIKDQLLQRVQVHLADWKMGDPLDPENRLGSMISKAHFEKVRSYLDHAREENLSVLAGGNTADNIFVEPTIVDGVSRDSRLFQEEIFGPVLSVTTFTSVDEAISLANDTAYGLAASAYTGSLRHALKLSRGIRAGIVTVNCFGEGDASTPFGGYKESGFGGRDKSVWAHDQYTELKTIWIDAS; translated from the coding sequence ATGGCCGATCTTCTGAGTCAAGCGCAATACCGCGAACTGGCGGCGAAGCTTGAGTTTCGCAATCAGGCGTTCATCAACGGCGAGTTTCGCAGCGCGCTGTCCGGCAAGACCTTCACCACGACCAACCCGGCCACCGAAGCCGTATTGACCGAAATTACCGCGTGTGGCGCCCAGGACGTGGACGTTGCCGTCGCCGCCGCCAAGGCTGCGTTCGAAGACGGACGCTGGCAAGGGCTGGCGCCGTCGGCGCGCAAATCGGTGTTGCTGCGGTTCGCTCAATTGCTGGAAGACCACTCTCATGAACTGGCGGTGCTGGAAAGCCTCGACAGCGGCAAACCGATCCGCGAATGCCAGAACATCGACGTGCCCGAAACGATTCATACCCTGCGCTGGCACGCCGAGCTGATCGACAAGATCTACGACTCGACTGCACCGACCGGCAACGGCGCGGTGACCATGGTGGTGCGCGAGCCGATTGGCGTGGTCGGCCTGGTGTTGCCGTGGAATTTCCCGCTGCTGATGCTCGCGTGGAAGATCGGCCCGTCGCTGGCCGCTGGCTGCTCCATCGTGGTCAAACCGGCCAAGGAAACCACCTTGAGCACCTTGCGTGTGGCCGAGCTGGCGCATCAGGCGGGGATTCCCGCCGGCGTTTTCAATGTGGTGCCCGGCGGTGGCAAGGAGGCGGGCGAACCGCTGGGCCGTCATCCGGACGTCGCCATGGTCAGCTTCACCGGGTCCACCGACACCGGGCGGTTGTTCCTCAAGTACTCCAGTGAGTCCAACCTGAAACGCATCGTGCTGGAATGCGGCGGCAAGAACCCGGCGGTGGTGATGAACGATGTCGAAGACGTGGATCTGGTTGCCCAGCACGTGGTCAACGGCGCGTTCTGGAACATGGGCGAAAACTGCTCGGCTTCGTCGCGGTTGATCGTGCACACAGACATCAAGGACCAATTGCTCCAGCGCGTGCAGGTGCATCTGGCCGACTGGAAAATGGGCGATCCACTGGACCCGGAAAACCGTCTGGGCTCGATGATCAGCAAGGCGCATTTCGAGAAGGTCCGTTCGTACCTCGACCATGCCCGGGAGGAAAACCTTTCGGTGCTGGCGGGGGGCAACACGGCCGACAACATTTTCGTCGAGCCGACCATCGTCGATGGCGTCAGCCGTGACAGTCGTCTGTTCCAGGAAGAAATCTTCGGCCCGGTGCTGAGCGTGACCACGTTCACCTCCGTCGACGAAGCGATCAGCCTGGCCAACGACACGGCTTATGGCCTGGCCGCGTCGGCGTACACCGGCAGCCTGCGCCATGCGCTGAAGCTCTCGCGGGGTATTCGCGCCGGTATCGTCACCGTGAACTGCTTCGGCGAGGGCGATGCTTCGACGCCTTTCGGCGGTTACAAGGAGTCGGGTTTCGGTGGGCGTGACAAGTCGGTCTGGGCCCATGATCAGTACACCGAGCTGAAAACCATCTGGATCGACGCTTCCTGA
- a CDS encoding alpha/beta fold hydrolase, whose product MKPALHTTATGKTRRRLLGLSILATALMQFGTFANAQSAAPEPLKTVAAAVSADLPFGPLKHVKAGVLDVAYAETGPADGPVVILLHGWPYDIHSYDEVAPILAAKGYRVLIPYARGYGDTHFLSDKTVRNGQPAALASDVIDFMDALKIKQAVLGGYDWGARSADIVSALWPERVKALVSVSGYLIGNQAAGKNPLPPKAELQWWYQFYFATDRGAAGYAKNTHDFAKLIWQTASPKWALDDATFDRSAKALENPDHVAITVFNYRWRLGLVQGESQYEALEQKLATAPSISVPTITLEGDANGAPHPAPEDYAKRFTGKYEFRLINGGIGHNLPQESPQTFAKAIIDADHL is encoded by the coding sequence ATGAAACCTGCACTGCACACCACAGCTACCGGCAAAACCCGTCGTCGCCTGCTGGGCCTGTCGATTCTCGCCACCGCCCTGATGCAGTTCGGCACGTTCGCCAACGCTCAATCGGCGGCACCGGAGCCGCTCAAGACCGTAGCAGCCGCTGTAAGCGCCGACCTGCCCTTCGGCCCGCTGAAACATGTGAAGGCCGGTGTGCTAGACGTGGCCTACGCCGAAACCGGCCCGGCTGATGGTCCGGTGGTGATTCTGCTGCACGGCTGGCCCTACGACATTCACAGCTACGACGAAGTCGCACCGATTCTGGCGGCCAAGGGTTATCGCGTGCTGATCCCGTACGCCCGGGGTTATGGCGACACGCATTTCCTGTCCGACAAGACTGTGCGCAACGGTCAGCCAGCGGCGCTCGCCAGTGACGTGATCGATTTCATGGATGCACTGAAAATCAAACAAGCCGTACTCGGCGGCTACGACTGGGGCGCACGTTCGGCGGACATCGTCTCGGCGCTGTGGCCGGAGCGCGTCAAAGCGCTGGTGTCGGTCAGCGGCTATCTGATCGGCAATCAGGCCGCCGGCAAGAACCCGCTGCCGCCAAAGGCCGAGCTGCAATGGTGGTATCAGTTCTACTTCGCCACCGACCGTGGTGCGGCCGGGTACGCCAAAAACACCCACGACTTCGCCAAGCTGATCTGGCAGACCGCCTCACCGAAATGGGCGCTGGACGACGCCACCTTCGATCGCAGCGCCAAGGCCCTGGAGAACCCGGATCACGTCGCCATCACCGTGTTCAACTACCGCTGGCGCCTGGGTCTGGTGCAAGGTGAAAGCCAGTACGAAGCGCTGGAGCAGAAACTCGCCACCGCGCCGTCGATCAGCGTGCCGACCATCACCCTGGAAGGCGATGCCAACGGCGCCCCGCACCCGGCGCCCGAGGATTACGCCAAACGCTTCACCGGCAAGTACGAGTTCCGTCTGATCAACGGCGGCATCGGTCACAACCTGCCGCAGGAAAGTCCGCAGACCTTCGCCAAGGCGATCATCGACGCCGATCACCTCTGA
- a CDS encoding PLDc N-terminal domain-containing protein: MQIETTWIVLAIILLLVELWAINRVRKSEGKSSNKGVWIVLIVFVPLLGLIAWALAGPKHITQA, translated from the coding sequence ATGCAAATCGAAACCACGTGGATCGTACTGGCCATCATTCTTTTGCTCGTCGAACTGTGGGCAATCAACCGGGTACGCAAGAGCGAAGGAAAATCGAGCAACAAGGGCGTCTGGATCGTACTGATCGTGTTTGTACCGTTACTGGGACTGATCGCCTGGGCCCTGGCAGGACCGAAACACATTACTCAGGCCTGA